The following coding sequences lie in one Arachis hypogaea cultivar Tifrunner chromosome 9, arahy.Tifrunner.gnm2.J5K5, whole genome shotgun sequence genomic window:
- the LOC112713013 gene encoding zinc-finger homeodomain protein 4-like encodes MEPNNYNSSSNVVVTDDVKKPLLEEKKMGTIIRYKECLKNHAASLGGNATDGCGEFMPCGQQGTIEALICSACNCHRNFHRKEIQSEAHHHKHQVVKHIFAHTSMSLSDQSYDHDHNDNKDYCEKGVVKMKKRFRTKFTQEQKAKMLDFAEKAGWQIQKLDESMVNKFCQDLGIKRRVLKVWMHNNKNSFAAKNKQNLSTTT; translated from the coding sequence ATGGAGCCTAATAACTACAATTCTTCTTCTAATGTTGTTGTCACTGATGATGTGAAGAAGCCATTATTAGAAGAGAAAAAGATGGGTACAATAATAAGATACAAAGAATGTCTCAAGAACCATGCAGCTTCACTTGGTGGCAATGCAACTGATGGATGCGGCGAGTTCATGCCCTGTGGTCAACAAGGTACCATTGAAGCTCTCATCTGTTCTGCATGCAATTGCCATAGAAACTTTCACAGGAAAGAGATTCAATCTGAAGCTCATCATCATAAACATCAAGTGGTGAAGCATATTTTTGCACACACATCAATGAGTCTTTCTGATCAATCTTATGATCATGATCATAACGACAATAAGGATTACTGTGAAAAAGGGGtggtgaagatgaagaagaggttCAGGACAAAGTTCACACAAGAACAGAAGGCCAAGATGCTTGATTTCGCGGAGAAGGCAGGATGGCAGATACAGAAGCTAGATGAATCTATGGTGAACAAGTTTTGCCAAGACCTTGGGATCAAGAGAAGGGTACTCAAGGTTTGGATGCACAATAACAAGAACTCTTTTGCTGCGAAGAATAAGCAGAATCTTTCTACAACCACCTAG
- the LOC112709261 gene encoding alcohol dehydrogenase-like 6 — translation MITTALQSCCDGWGLTVTLGVPKVKPEMSAHYGLFLMGRTLKGSLFRGWKPKSDLPLLVEKYVNKEIQIDDYIKHNLPFDDINNAFDLMKEGKCLYCVIHMPR, via the exons ATGATAACCACTGCATTGCAGTCCTGTTGTGAT GGATGGGGTTTGACAGTAACACTTGGTGTGCCAAAGGTGAAGCCTGAGATGTCAGCTCACTATGGACTATTCTTAATGGGAAGAACACTCAAGGGATCTCTATTTAGAGGATGGAAACCTAAATCTGATCTTCCTTTATTAGTAGAGAAGTATGTGAACAAG GAAATTCAAATTGATGACTACATAAAACACAATTTGCCATTTGATGACATTAACAATGCTTTTGATCTCATGAAGGAAGGAAAGTGTCTGTATTGTGTTATTCACATGCCAAGATAA